TTTCTGTTAATGGCAATATGGCTGCATTAGTACCAGAAGAAATTGTTAAACTTGCTGAAGTTTTAAATGCTAAAATAGAAGTTAATTTATTTTATAGAACTAAACAAAGGGAAATAAAAATAGCTGAAATATTGAAAAAATATGGGGCTAAAAAAGTTTTGGGTGTAGGTGAAGACGCATCAGCAACAATTCCAGAATTATTTAGTGAAAGGAGAAGAGTTAGTCCAGAAGGTATTTATATTGCAGATGTTGTCCTTCTTGCATTAGAGGATGGAGATAGGACTGAGGCATTAGTTAAGATGGGAAAGAAAGTTATAGCTATAGATTTAAATCCTTTGTCAAGAACTGCTCAGAAAGCCAATATTACTATAGTAGATAATATAGTAAGGGCTTTTCCAAAAATGATTGAAATAGCTTATGAGCTTAAAAATGCAAACAAGGAAGATCTAGAGAAAATTGTACGAGAATATGACAATAAAAAGATACTAGCTGAAAGTATTAAATTCATTAGTGAGTATCTCAATCAACTTTCTTTAAGTTTATAATTTTCTCTACTAGGAAATTTACTTTCTTTAACATCAATAATATAATCTTCTATGGCTTTTCTAATTATTTCCTTCAGATCGACATACTTCTTAGCAAAATAGGGAGAGAAGTCGGATAACCCTAAAAGATCATGAATAACCAATATTTGCCCGTCACAATATGGCCCGGCACCTATGCATATTGTAGGAATACTAACACTTTCAGTAATTTTCTTCGCTACATCTGCATAAGTATTCTCAATTACTATGGCGAAAACTCCTACTTCTTCTAATGCTTTTGCATCTCTAATTAATTGTTCTTCTTCTTTTTCTCTTTTCCCTAAAATTCTAAATCCTCCTATCCTTAAAAATCTTTGAGGAGTTAAACCTATATGTCCCATTACTGGTATGCCAGCCCTAATAATGCCTTTAATCACATCTACCATTTCTTCTCCTCCTTCTAATTTTACCGCATCCGCACCATGTCTGGCAAGTATTCCAGCGTTTCTTATTCCATCCTTTACCGACGTTTCATAGCTCAAAAAAGGCATATCTGCAACTACAAGTTGTGGAGGATTCGCTTTTACCACGGCATCTAGATGTATAAGCATTTCTTTCATTGTTACTTTTAACGTATTCTCTTTTCCCAAAACAACCATTCCTAAAGAATCTCCAACTAAGATCCCGTCAAGACTTGTCTGAGAAATAATTTTCGCTATAGGGTAATCGTATGCTGTTAACATCGTGATTTTCTCCTTCTTTTCCTTTTTCTTCAGAAAGTCCCTTATTGTAGCCTTTGCCATACACTTTCCTAGCTATAATTGATGCTAAGGTTAATATTCTCTTAACTTTATCAGCTATAACTAGTGTTTCTTCATACTGTGAAGCTTCTTCATAAATCTCAGCAAGTTTTGATAATTCATCAAATACCATCAATCTGAAAGTCTTTTTATCTACTTCAGTTAACACAGTTTTCTTTGACATTAATTCTAACTTTCTTTCAATTTTCTGAGGTTCAAGAGAATAAAATTTAATTTTTATCAA
The nucleotide sequence above comes from Sulfurisphaera javensis. Encoded proteins:
- a CDS encoding 4-phosphopantoate--beta-alanine ligase; this translates as MDKTHTSNEWSIRSLIPENHPRRQSLIIREKIVDALLDGYLAPQGLIAHGRGECFDYLIGEKTQDFAIKAMKAAIATMLLARHPVISVNGNMAALVPEEIVKLAEVLNAKIEVNLFYRTKQREIKIAEILKKYGAKKVLGVGEDASATIPELFSERRRVSPEGIYIADVVLLALEDGDRTEALVKMGKKVIAIDLNPLSRTAQKANITIVDNIVRAFPKMIEIAYELKNANKEDLEKIVREYDNKKILAESIKFISEYLNQLSLSL
- the panB gene encoding 3-methyl-2-oxobutanoate hydroxymethyltransferase, producing the protein MAKATIRDFLKKKEKKEKITMLTAYDYPIAKIISQTSLDGILVGDSLGMVVLGKENTLKVTMKEMLIHLDAVVKANPPQLVVADMPFLSYETSVKDGIRNAGILARHGADAVKLEGGEEMVDVIKGIIRAGIPVMGHIGLTPQRFLRIGGFRILGKREKEEEQLIRDAKALEEVGVFAIVIENTYADVAKKITESVSIPTICIGAGPYCDGQILVIHDLLGLSDFSPYFAKKYVDLKEIIRKAIEDYIIDVKESKFPSRENYKLKES